The Acidobacteriota bacterium genome includes a window with the following:
- a CDS encoding tetratricopeptide repeat protein, with translation MPEDMGAFSKKIEELKEKIARNPSSRLFLQLAEEYRRSGNPEEAIAVLEEGLKHHPNYTAAKVCLAKALIDLNRLSEAKDILEEVVRVVPENLVANRALADIYYIQGNTEAALSRYELIQMYNPADKEITERIEEIKKSLLSVPGEIPQEPEGMEAEAIEVGEPPQEEAIKEEVEIAPPPMEEAGKKEAPPVEMEMPPEAGAPPEAPVEKELKTPLAESAPLPDTGLSELKEVNEAPSTEEMVPEVELDLTNIEGELSELETKLEINAPPSEKKSTSPPPAEAEVKVEGSVSQEEEFLTPTMAELYERQGMFDKALEIYTRLLNKYPNSAELRDRIARVKARMEGKIGERTIEEKIPPKPPVTSVEEKAKAASPPKMEGLPADVRKKEKIDTLNKWLETIKKMRG, from the coding sequence ATGCCGGAAGATATGGGAGCTTTTTCAAAGAAGATCGAGGAGTTAAAGGAGAAGATAGCCCGTAACCCCTCTTCGAGGCTTTTCCTTCAGCTTGCTGAGGAGTATCGCCGTTCAGGGAATCCAGAGGAGGCGATCGCTGTTCTTGAAGAAGGGCTAAAGCACCATCCTAATTATACTGCTGCCAAGGTTTGTCTTGCTAAAGCGTTGATCGATCTCAATCGTCTATCCGAGGCAAAGGATATTTTGGAAGAGGTAGTTAGGGTTGTCCCGGAGAATTTGGTAGCGAACCGTGCCCTTGCAGATATTTACTATATTCAGGGAAATACAGAGGCAGCCTTATCTCGATATGAGCTCATCCAGATGTATAACCCTGCTGATAAGGAGATAACAGAGCGGATCGAAGAGATAAAGAAGTCTCTTCTCTCCGTCCCGGGCGAAATTCCTCAAGAACCAGAAGGGATGGAGGCGGAGGCTATCGAGGTGGGTGAGCCTCCACAGGAAGAGGCTATCAAGGAAGAGGTTGAGATAGCTCCTCCTCCGATGGAAGAAGCAGGTAAGAAGGAGGCTCCTCCGGTCGAAATGGAGATGCCACCTGAAGCGGGTGCCCCTCCCGAAGCACCTGTAGAGAAGGAATTGAAAACTCCACTAGCTGAGTCTGCTCCCCTGCCAGATACCGGTTTGAGCGAGCTTAAGGAGGTAAATGAAGCTCCCTCCACAGAGGAAATGGTTCCTGAGGTGGAATTGGATCTTACCAATATAGAAGGAGAACTGTCAGAACTGGAGACGAAATTAGAGATCAACGCACCTCCTTCGGAAAAGAAGAGCACTTCCCCACCTCCAGCGGAAGCGGAAGTGAAGGTAGAAGGCTCCGTTTCGCAGGAAGAAGAATTTCTCACCCCCACGATGGCTGAGCTTTACGAAAGACAAGGTATGTTTGATAAAGCTCTTGAGATATATACCAGGTTGCTTAATAAGTATCCCAACAGCGCCGAGCTTAGGGATAGGATAGCAAGAGTTAAAGCGAGGATGGAAGGGAAGATAGGGGAACGCACAATTGAGGAGAAGATTCCCCCTAAGCCACCAGTTACCTCTGTTGAAGAGAAAGCTAAGGCTGCCTCTCCTCCTAAGATGGAGGGGCTCCCAGCCGATGTGAGGAAAAAGGAGAAGATAGATACCTTGAACAAGTGGCTTGAGACCATTAAGAAGATGCGAGGATAG
- the efp gene encoding elongation factor P, translating into MYTTSDFRNGLKIELDGTPYEIVEFLHVKPGKGGAFVRTKLKNLETGAVLDHTFRAGERVKKPDLKERTAQYLYREGENYFFMDTETYEELTLNEDHLGEAASFLVENLEVIILYHNDRPIGVELPIFVEVKVVKTDPGIRGDTASGGTKPAELESGAVVQVPLFIDEGDIIKVDTRSGEYVERVSK; encoded by the coding sequence TTGTATACCACCAGTGATTTCAGGAATGGGCTAAAGATAGAGCTTGATGGAACGCCTTATGAAATCGTGGAGTTCTTACATGTGAAACCCGGTAAGGGAGGGGCTTTTGTCCGTACCAAGTTAAAGAACTTAGAGACAGGGGCGGTTCTCGATCATACTTTCCGTGCTGGAGAGCGGGTGAAGAAGCCAGATCTTAAAGAGCGGACTGCTCAGTATCTTTACCGCGAGGGGGAGAACTATTTCTTTATGGATACCGAGACCTATGAGGAGTTGACCCTTAACGAAGACCATCTGGGAGAGGCGGCGAGCTTCCTCGTAGAAAACCTCGAGGTGATTATCCTTTATCACAATGATCGTCCTATAGGGGTAGAGTTGCCTATCTTTGTGGAGGTGAAGGTGGTAAAGACCGATCCTGGAATAAGGGGTGATACTGCCTCTGGTGGCACCAAACCTGCGGAGCTTGAATCTGGAGCAGTGGTTCAGGTCCCCTTGTTCATCGATGAGGGTGATATAATAAAGGTGGATACCCGTAGTGGAGAATATGTGGAACGGGTTTCAAAATAG
- the accB gene encoding acetyl-CoA carboxylase biotin carboxyl carrier protein gives MWNGFQNRSGEEVKTEEIKELLRLMAEGDVQEFELEWEGVRLKIKKYDRSLPPVISKEVVAVPEPEVREVPAQPREKEAREEEVHSEDNFYIVRSPIVGTFYRAPNPEADPFVEIGDHVEEGQVLCIVEAMKIMNEIAAEKAGEVVKIFVENAQPVEYGQELFAIKPSNPS, from the coding sequence ATGTGGAACGGGTTTCAAAATAGGAGTGGAGAGGAAGTGAAGACTGAGGAGATTAAAGAGTTATTAAGGTTAATGGCAGAAGGTGATGTCCAGGAGTTTGAGTTGGAGTGGGAGGGGGTTAGGCTAAAGATCAAGAAGTACGATCGTTCTTTACCGCCCGTTATATCTAAAGAGGTGGTGGCGGTACCAGAGCCAGAGGTGCGAGAAGTTCCAGCCCAGCCGAGGGAGAAGGAGGCGAGGGAGGAAGAGGTTCATTCTGAAGACAATTTTTATATAGTTCGTTCTCCGATTGTAGGCACTTTTTACCGGGCGCCGAATCCAGAAGCGGATCCCTTTGTTGAAATTGGCGATCATGTGGAGGAAGGACAGGTTCTCTGTATTGTAGAGGCGATGAAGATTATGAATGAGATCGCAGCGGAGAAGGCGGGGGAGGTGGTCAAGATATTTGTAGAGAACGCTCAGCCGGTGGAGTACGGGCAGGAGCTCTTTGCTATCAAGCCGAGTAACCCCTCATAA